The Sulfitobacter sp. SK011 genome contains the following window.
TTGAGGTTGGCGCACAGGCCACTACATCCTCTGAGCTTAGCGGGCTGGCATCGTTGAGCTTGTACAGAGTAATCTTTTCGATGGTTTGGCGAAAATCACCGGGATCAAGGGCCCGGGCCAGATCTGTCAACGCCGCCATGGCATCAGGTTCAGGCACCAATCGCGCCTCACTGAGAAGACGCTCAATCTCGGCGCGGTCGGGTGGGTTATCATAGATCGCCGCTGCAAAAGCGGTCTTGTGGGCCTCAAACGCCTTGAGGACTTTGGACGTCTTTTTCAGATCGCCAGCGCTGACGACAATCTGCGCATCGCCGGGCAACCAATCCGCAAGAGAATCAATTAGAATTTGTGCGATGTTGTCATTGGCGTCTTCGACAAACGCCGCACGCGGGCCGGGAAAGAACCCCACGGCCTTGATCGCGTCAAGCAACATCGCTGGATCACGCCGTAAATCCGCTGCTTGCATCCGGGTCAGGCGCATTTCTTCTTCTGCGTTGACCCCCAGAAGTGATTTCAG
Protein-coding sequences here:
- the holA gene encoding DNA polymerase III subunit delta codes for the protein MKLSPRDANAYFARPDASKTGLLIYGGDAMRVALKRQEFLKSLLGVNAEEEMRLTRMQAADLRRDPAMLLDAIKAVGFFPGPRAAFVEDANDNIAQILIDSLADWLPGDAQIVVSAGDLKKTSKVLKAFEAHKTAFAAAIYDNPPDRAEIERLLSEARLVPEPDAMAALTDLARALDPGDFRQTIEKITLYKLNDASPLSSEDVVACAPTSTEAEVDDILHVVAEARAGDIGPVMSKLQGQGVNAVTLTIMAIRHFRTLYRIAANPGAPIYGVRDRDRATRQAKSWGAAKLEMALGVLTDTDLTLRSAGQHAPALALVERAFIRLAMLGAQR